One Roseomonas sp. OT10 DNA window includes the following coding sequences:
- a CDS encoding phosphotriesterase family protein, with protein sequence MPGGQVMTVLGPLAPDRLGQVLMHEHLLCDLTPPGQRGGAAAEITLGNAFDVNYRPGAYPGNHRLQDVALAAEEAALFAAAGGGAIVEVTTGGICPDPEGLAEVSRRSGVAVVMGAGFYTAPYLDAATLALPREAMAERILGQLRDGAWGTAIRCGLIGEIGCSWPLHPAERRALQAAADAQRATGAAITVHPGRHPDAPGEILDVLETAGADPSRVVIDHMDRTYEDSVEPALALARRGCVVEYDFFGIEMSNYWMGVADLPNDWMRLRFLRRFFEVGLGGRVALSHDICTRSRLCRHGGHGYGHIPRNVVPLMRDRGFSPAEIGTLLVETPRRLLTLPA encoded by the coding sequence ATGCCAGGCGGACAGGTGATGACGGTTCTCGGCCCCCTTGCCCCGGACCGGCTGGGGCAGGTGCTGATGCACGAGCACCTGCTCTGCGACCTGACGCCCCCGGGGCAGCGCGGCGGCGCGGCGGCGGAGATCACCCTGGGCAACGCCTTCGACGTGAACTACCGCCCGGGCGCCTATCCCGGGAATCATCGCCTGCAGGACGTCGCGCTGGCGGCCGAGGAGGCAGCGCTCTTCGCCGCGGCGGGGGGCGGCGCCATCGTCGAGGTGACGACGGGCGGGATCTGCCCGGACCCGGAGGGGCTGGCGGAGGTCTCGCGCCGCAGCGGGGTGGCGGTGGTGATGGGCGCGGGCTTCTACACCGCGCCCTATCTGGACGCGGCGACGCTGGCCTTGCCGCGCGAGGCGATGGCCGAGCGCATCCTGGGCCAGCTCCGCGACGGCGCCTGGGGCACGGCGATCCGCTGCGGCCTGATCGGCGAGATCGGCTGCTCCTGGCCGCTGCACCCCGCCGAGCGGCGGGCGTTGCAGGCGGCCGCCGACGCCCAGCGCGCGACCGGCGCCGCCATCACCGTGCATCCAGGCCGCCACCCCGACGCGCCGGGCGAAATCCTGGACGTGCTGGAGACGGCCGGCGCCGACCCGTCGCGGGTGGTGATCGACCACATGGACCGCACCTACGAGGATTCGGTGGAGCCGGCGCTAGCCCTCGCCCGGCGCGGCTGCGTGGTGGAGTACGACTTCTTCGGCATCGAGATGTCGAACTACTGGATGGGCGTGGCCGACCTGCCCAACGACTGGATGCGCCTGCGCTTCCTGCGCCGCTTCTTCGAGGTGGGGCTGGGCGGCCGGGTCGCCCTGTCGCATGACATCTGCACCCGCTCCCGCCTGTGCCGCCACGGCGGCCACGGCTATGGCCACATCCCGCGCAACGTGGTGCCGCTGATGCGCGACCGCGGCTTCTCGCCCGCGGAGATCGGGACCCTGCTGGTGGAGACGCCGCGCCGCCTGCTCACCCTGCCGGCCTGA
- a CDS encoding GntR family transcriptional regulator, whose translation MALIDDSAPAVAAPPVSRPAATRPANGPSQNLSTLAYASLSAMIRDHRLKGGETILEAKLAEALAISRTPLREALQRLEGEGMVVKNGSRSYMVRGVDLAEYLYSLKVREIVEPEAAALAIGRVRAEEIEAVRDAILALGQAPDWDRHAHWKVDARLHELFIAACGNPVLMQMVRQLRATTHLFEIARLRDRLQPDNLEHLAILDALAAGDARAVRKATQQHLRSLHAFALTVVS comes from the coding sequence ATGGCGTTGATCGACGACAGCGCGCCGGCCGTCGCCGCGCCGCCCGTATCCAGGCCGGCCGCGACCCGGCCGGCCAACGGCCCCTCCCAGAACCTCTCCACCCTCGCCTATGCCTCGCTCTCGGCGATGATCCGAGACCACCGGCTGAAGGGCGGCGAGACCATCCTGGAGGCCAAGCTGGCCGAGGCCCTGGCCATCTCCCGCACCCCGCTGCGCGAGGCGCTGCAGCGGCTGGAGGGGGAGGGCATGGTCGTGAAGAACGGCAGCCGCTCCTACATGGTGCGCGGCGTCGACCTGGCCGAGTACCTCTACAGCCTGAAGGTCCGCGAGATCGTCGAGCCGGAGGCGGCGGCGCTGGCCATCGGCCGCGTGCGGGCTGAGGAGATCGAGGCGGTGCGCGACGCCATCCTGGCGCTGGGCCAGGCGCCGGACTGGGACCGGCACGCGCACTGGAAGGTGGATGCCCGGCTGCACGAGCTGTTCATCGCCGCCTGCGGCAATCCCGTGCTGATGCAGATGGTCCGCCAGCTCCGCGCCACGACGCACCTGTTCGAGATCGCGCGCCTGCGCGACCGGCTGCAGCCGGACAATCTGGAGCACCTCGCCATCCTCGACGCGCTGGCCGCCGGCGATGCGCGCGCGGTGCGCAAGGCGACGCAGCAGCACCTGCGCAGCCTGCACGCCTTCGCCCTGACCGTGGTGAGCTGA